A window of Paenibacillus sp. 19GGS1-52 contains these coding sequences:
- a CDS encoding glucose-6-phosphate isomerase → MSKKINFDYSKALSFFSQHEIDYFAAPIKLAHEQLHEKTGTGSDYLGWIDLPTAYDKEEFARIQQAAKKIQSDSEVLIVIGIGGSYLGARAAIEALSHSFYNNLSKDKRKTPEVYFAGNNISSTYITHLLDLVEGKDFSVNVISKSGTTTEPAIAFRIFRAELEKKYGKEEARKRIYATTDKEKGALKKLATEEGYESFIIPDDVGGRYSVLTPVGLLPIAVAGINIEEMMQGAAAAADEFNNPDVATNQSYQYAAVRNALYRKGKTTEILVNYEPSLHFVSEWWKQLFGESEGKDYKGIYPSSVDFSTDLHSMGQFIQEGNRNIFETVIQVENVEHHVTIESDPDDLDGLNFLTGKTMDFVNKKAFQGTMLAHTDGQVPNLIVTIPDQTPYTFGYLVYFFEKACGISGYLLGVNPFDQPGVEAYKKNMFALLGKPGYEKEKAELEARLTE, encoded by the coding sequence ATGTCTAAAAAGATTAATTTTGACTACAGCAAAGCTCTTTCCTTCTTCAGCCAGCATGAAATTGATTACTTTGCCGCTCCAATTAAACTAGCCCATGAACAGCTGCATGAGAAGACCGGAACCGGTTCAGACTATCTTGGCTGGATTGATCTACCTACCGCATATGACAAGGAAGAGTTCGCTCGCATTCAACAAGCTGCCAAGAAGATCCAAAGCGATTCCGAAGTGCTAATCGTAATTGGCATTGGGGGTTCTTACCTGGGAGCACGCGCAGCCATTGAGGCGTTATCTCATTCTTTCTACAATAATCTTTCTAAAGACAAACGCAAGACGCCGGAAGTGTATTTTGCCGGTAACAACATCAGCTCAACTTACATCACACATTTGCTCGATCTTGTTGAAGGCAAAGACTTCTCCGTGAACGTAATTTCCAAGTCCGGTACAACGACTGAACCGGCTATTGCATTCCGTATTTTCCGTGCAGAGCTGGAGAAGAAATACGGTAAAGAAGAAGCACGCAAACGCATCTACGCTACTACTGATAAGGAAAAAGGCGCACTCAAGAAACTTGCTACTGAAGAAGGATATGAGTCGTTCATCATTCCGGATGATGTAGGTGGACGTTATTCAGTACTGACACCTGTTGGTTTGCTGCCAATCGCGGTTGCAGGCATTAACATTGAAGAAATGATGCAAGGTGCAGCCGCAGCAGCCGATGAATTCAACAATCCGGATGTAGCAACCAACCAAAGTTATCAATATGCCGCTGTACGTAATGCTTTGTACCGCAAAGGCAAGACAACAGAAATTCTTGTGAACTATGAGCCTTCCCTGCATTTTGTATCCGAATGGTGGAAACAGCTGTTTGGCGAAAGCGAAGGCAAGGACTACAAGGGGATTTATCCTTCCTCTGTTGATTTCTCAACCGATCTTCACTCCATGGGCCAATTCATCCAAGAGGGCAACCGCAACATTTTTGAAACGGTTATCCAAGTGGAGAACGTGGAGCATCATGTAACGATTGAGAGCGATCCTGACGACTTGGACGGTCTGAACTTCCTGACTGGCAAGACTATGGATTTCGTTAACAAAAAGGCTTTCCAGGGCACAATGCTGGCGCATACGGACGGTCAAGTACCGAACCTGATCGTTACCATTCCTGATCAAACTCCTTATACCTTTGGTTATCTGGTGTATTTCTTTGAAAAAGCCTGCGGAATCAGCGGATATCTGCTGGGCGTCAATCCATTTGACCAACCAGGCGTAGAAGCTTACAAGAAGAACATGTTCGCGCTTCTGGGCAAACCGGGCTATGAGAAAGAAAAAGCAGAGCTGGAAGCCAGACTTACCGAGTAG
- a CDS encoding pyrimidine/purine nucleoside phosphorylase: MSEFNNVTVQKAANIYHGGQVTSRTLFLQDGTKVTLGIMLPGVYEFGTEGPETMEILSGDLKVLLPGSEIWQEIKGAETFHVPGNSKFALEVFELTDYCCTYPIM, encoded by the coding sequence ATGAGTGAGTTCAACAACGTAACCGTTCAAAAAGCAGCCAATATCTATCATGGTGGACAAGTAACTAGCCGTACACTATTTTTGCAGGACGGAACTAAGGTAACACTTGGTATCATGCTTCCGGGTGTTTACGAATTCGGTACTGAAGGTCCTGAGACTATGGAAATTCTGTCCGGCGATCTCAAAGTACTGCTTCCTGGTTCAGAGATATGGCAGGAAATCAAAGGAGCAGAGACATTCCATGTTCCCGGCAATTCCAAATTTGCTCTTGAGGTATTTGAGCTAACTGATTATTGCTGTACTTACCCCATTATGTAA
- a CDS encoding GNAT family N-acetyltransferase, giving the protein MLIIDKAVAQDASILAEVQKRSFDEDISQFQQEEATGGPPGYDSKLWQLDMMKAGHYYKLTEDSVIIGGMLIFPSPDHEKCHLGRLFIDPLYQNRGYGQAAMQYLFEQFPRTHKWSLDTPSWAVRNHYFYTKAGFKQTAQSEPDSTGLILFMYERNTSDSQV; this is encoded by the coding sequence ATGCTCATAATAGACAAAGCAGTTGCCCAAGACGCATCCATTCTGGCCGAAGTGCAAAAAAGATCGTTCGACGAGGATATAAGCCAGTTTCAGCAGGAAGAAGCGACTGGAGGCCCTCCAGGATATGATTCAAAACTGTGGCAACTTGATATGATGAAGGCAGGTCATTATTACAAACTGACAGAGGACTCTGTCATTATCGGAGGAATGCTCATCTTCCCATCTCCAGACCATGAGAAATGCCATCTGGGTCGTCTATTCATAGACCCCCTCTATCAGAACCGTGGTTACGGACAGGCCGCAATGCAATATTTGTTCGAGCAATTTCCCCGAACACACAAGTGGTCACTGGATACCCCTTCATGGGCAGTCCGAAATCATTATTTTTATACGAAAGCCGGCTTTAAACAAACAGCACAAAGTGAACCCGACTCTACTGGACTGATATTGTTTATGTATGAACGTAACACTTCTGATTCACAAGTCTAA
- a CDS encoding secondary thiamine-phosphate synthase enzyme YjbQ, protein MLHTIEISTSKRDELRDITREVISFVKKSGVQNGIIVVYCPHTTAGIAINENADPDVRHDVLMRLNEVYPWEHPKYQHAEGNTASHLKSITAGPSQSIIIHEGELLLGRWQGIYFCEFDGPRRRQCYLKIVAG, encoded by the coding sequence ATGTTGCACACGATTGAGATCTCAACTAGCAAACGGGATGAACTGCGGGATATTACCCGTGAAGTGATTTCCTTTGTCAAAAAAAGCGGAGTACAAAACGGAATTATTGTCGTTTATTGTCCGCACACTACGGCAGGAATTGCCATCAACGAAAATGCTGATCCCGATGTGAGGCATGATGTACTCATGCGCCTTAATGAGGTCTATCCCTGGGAGCACCCCAAATATCAGCATGCAGAGGGCAACACCGCCTCGCATCTGAAATCCATAACGGCTGGCCCATCCCAGAGTATCATCATCCATGAGGGTGAACTGCTGCTCGGTCGCTGGCAGGGTATCTATTTTTGCGAATTCGATGGACCTAGACGTCGGCAATGTTATCTGAAAATTGTAGCTGGCTAG
- the cysT gene encoding sulfate ABC transporter permease subunit CysT, which yields MNSLLRHKGWTWGFRSTILLYFVVLIVLPILGVYYNSFSLGFGNFIESISDPIAWKSVLLTLKLAIIATVINVFLGTMIAWVIIRYKFPGKALLNSLVDLPFALPTAVGGLMILLLLGPGSLIGGIVEALGFEIVFHQPAIVIAMIFVTFPFVIRAVQPLLEELDPSEEEAAYTMGAKGSRVFLRIILPSMAPGMIGGGMLAFSRALAEFGAVVLVAGNIPGRTLVSSVFIFGEVESDNPVGAAAVSIILLTLSFAILWLINMLQMRGRRS from the coding sequence TTGAATTCGCTGCTAAGACACAAGGGATGGACCTGGGGTTTTCGGAGTACGATCCTGCTTTATTTTGTAGTGCTGATCGTGCTGCCAATTCTAGGGGTCTATTACAATTCATTTTCGCTTGGATTTGGCAACTTTATCGAGAGCATAAGTGACCCGATTGCTTGGAAGTCGGTGCTGCTAACGCTGAAGCTGGCAATTATCGCTACTGTCATTAATGTCTTCTTAGGAACAATGATTGCCTGGGTCATCATTCGTTATAAATTCCCCGGTAAGGCGCTGCTGAACAGTCTCGTGGATTTACCTTTTGCACTGCCTACGGCAGTTGGCGGATTAATGATTTTGCTGCTGCTGGGTCCGGGCAGTCTCATCGGCGGTATAGTGGAAGCGCTGGGCTTCGAGATTGTTTTCCACCAGCCAGCTATCGTTATCGCCATGATCTTCGTAACCTTTCCCTTTGTAATTAGGGCGGTACAGCCGCTACTAGAGGAATTAGACCCGTCTGAAGAAGAGGCGGCTTACACTATGGGGGCCAAAGGGAGTCGGGTATTCCTGCGGATTATCCTGCCTTCGATGGCTCCCGGTATGATTGGCGGCGGGATGCTCGCCTTCTCGCGGGCGCTGGCTGAATTTGGTGCCGTAGTCCTCGTGGCGGGCAATATTCCTGGACGTACGCTTGTATCTTCCGTCTTTATTTTCGGTGAAGTAGAAAGTGATAATCCGGTGGGAGCCGCTGCGGTTTCCATCATTCTGTTAACCTTGTCCTTTGCTATTCTCTGGCTGATCAACATGCTGCAGATGCGGGGGAGAAGATCATGA
- a CDS encoding TetR/AcrR family transcriptional regulator, which translates to MARRAVEQELSRERILEAARHLFITKGYRAISMRSIGQHLGYSHGSLYYHFKEKAELFYAIVVEDFDYVAALLSQAMSKAPEDGMTRVEQLIMEFIKFGLDHPYQYEIMFMIRDEELLAYCRAEQGRCFDLFASIIRSHMKEEGYVTEDWQNVPLTLFLSAHGFVSYYIQDKISFDDVKALAVSHIKVLCRNL; encoded by the coding sequence ATGGCAAGAAGAGCAGTGGAGCAGGAGTTGTCGAGGGAAAGAATATTGGAAGCAGCGAGGCATCTATTTATTACCAAAGGGTACCGGGCCATTTCAATGCGCAGCATCGGACAGCATTTGGGATACAGCCACGGCTCACTCTATTATCATTTCAAGGAAAAGGCGGAGTTATTCTACGCCATTGTTGTCGAAGATTTTGATTATGTGGCTGCACTGTTGAGCCAGGCAATGAGTAAGGCCCCAGAAGATGGCATGACTCGGGTCGAACAGCTGATTATGGAATTTATCAAGTTCGGATTGGATCATCCGTATCAATATGAGATTATGTTTATGATTCGTGATGAGGAGTTGCTGGCTTATTGTAGAGCAGAACAAGGGAGATGTTTTGATCTGTTCGCAAGTATAATTCGCAGTCATATGAAGGAAGAGGGTTATGTTACAGAGGACTGGCAGAATGTGCCGCTGACTTTGTTCTTATCCGCTCATGGCTTTGTTTCTTATTATATTCAGGACAAAATTTCATTTGATGATGTTAAGGCTCTAGCAGTCTCTCATATCAAGGTATTATGCCGCAATTTATAA
- a CDS encoding sulfate ABC transporter permease subunit: MRRLWIGITYLVFFLLIIAPLGKMTTGAFSEGFSGFWAALTRPEAQHALLMTGLVVVVVTLLNTLFGVMMALYLVRANWINRRLKGLLNSIVDLPYAVSPVIGGLMIVLLLGPDSALGAIFEGIGLKIVYAFPGMVIATLFVTFPLMVREVMPVLQEIGSQQEEAASTLGARAWTTFWRVTWPSIRWAVMYGVILTVARSLGEFGAVLVVSGNIMNKTQTATTLVYQDVENFNVTAAGGVALVLAAFSVGLLLLMEWTKRRKGVH; encoded by the coding sequence ATGAGAAGATTATGGATCGGAATTACGTATCTGGTGTTCTTTCTACTCATTATCGCCCCGCTAGGCAAGATGACAACCGGTGCCTTCAGCGAGGGCTTTAGCGGCTTCTGGGCAGCCCTTACAAGGCCTGAGGCGCAACATGCACTACTCATGACCGGCTTGGTCGTAGTTGTAGTTACGCTGCTGAATACCTTATTCGGAGTGATGATGGCTCTTTATCTTGTTCGTGCGAATTGGATCAATCGGCGACTCAAGGGTTTGCTCAATAGCATTGTCGATTTGCCTTATGCGGTATCGCCTGTAATTGGAGGGCTGATGATTGTGCTGCTGCTCGGTCCTGATAGTGCCTTGGGTGCAATCTTTGAAGGAATCGGACTGAAGATCGTCTATGCTTTTCCCGGAATGGTCATTGCCACTCTGTTCGTGACGTTCCCTTTAATGGTGCGAGAGGTCATGCCTGTTCTTCAGGAAATAGGCTCTCAGCAGGAAGAGGCTGCTTCGACACTGGGTGCTCGCGCCTGGACTACCTTTTGGCGAGTCACTTGGCCTTCAATCCGCTGGGCAGTCATGTATGGTGTTATCCTAACTGTTGCTCGTTCACTTGGGGAGTTCGGCGCAGTGCTCGTCGTTTCGGGCAACATTATGAACAAAACCCAGACGGCGACCACGCTGGTCTATCAGGATGTTGAGAATTTTAATGTAACGGCTGCGGGTGGTGTGGCGCTGGTATTGGCTGCATTTTCTGTAGGGCTGCTGCTATTGATGGAATGGACCAAGAGAAGAAAGGGAGTGCATTGA
- a CDS encoding alpha/beta hydrolase, whose amino-acid sequence MLYSDNNITFNYEVRGEGRPMLILHGNGPDHRMMMGCMEPVFSEQDFIRRIYVDLPGMGKSPAANWITSSDDMLKAVGMMIEALIPQERFAVVGESYGGYLARGLVRNYHSRIEGLLLLCPCIIAESDKRELPPHQVMYSDEQLLDELSEIEREEFCSISVVQNRQAWSRFNQEIMCGLPLADEAFMQQIRVTGGYPFSFEVDDILPLDKPTLILVGRQDSLVGFKDAWKLMDNYPHATFAVLDRSGHNLQLEQAELFNGLTREWLSRMT is encoded by the coding sequence TTGCTGTACTCCGATAATAATATTACGTTTAATTATGAAGTGCGCGGAGAGGGGCGGCCGATGCTCATACTTCATGGAAATGGCCCTGACCACCGGATGATGATGGGCTGCATGGAGCCCGTATTTTCTGAACAAGATTTCATTAGAAGAATTTATGTGGATTTACCTGGAATGGGGAAGTCACCGGCGGCGAATTGGATAACGTCATCGGATGATATGCTGAAGGCAGTGGGTATGATGATTGAAGCTTTGATTCCTCAGGAACGATTTGCTGTTGTAGGAGAGTCGTATGGTGGATATTTGGCGCGGGGTTTGGTTCGGAATTATCATTCGCGGATTGAAGGTTTGTTATTGCTCTGCCCATGTATTATTGCTGAATCGGATAAACGAGAGCTTCCACCACATCAAGTTATGTATAGCGACGAGCAACTGCTTGATGAATTGAGTGAGATAGAACGGGAGGAGTTCTGTTCGATATCGGTTGTGCAGAATAGGCAGGCATGGAGTCGCTTTAATCAGGAAATCATGTGCGGCCTGCCACTTGCTGATGAAGCGTTTATGCAGCAGATAAGAGTCACTGGCGGTTACCCCTTTAGTTTCGAAGTAGATGACATCCTTCCTTTGGATAAGCCAACTCTAATTCTTGTCGGACGGCAGGATTCGCTGGTGGGATTCAAGGATGCATGGAAGCTCATGGATAACTATCCCCATGCTACTTTTGCAGTGTTGGACCGTTCTGGGCATAATCTTCAATTGGAGCAGGCCGAGCTCTTCAACGGGCTGACAAGAGAGTGGCTTAGCCGCATGACTTAG
- the tkt gene encoding transketolase: MTEQQQAIQKEENSTVDNLAITTIRTLAIDAIEKANSGHPGMPMGSAPMGYQLFAKTMKHNPDHPTWVNRDRFVLSAGHGSMLLYSLLHLSGYDLPMEELKKFRQWGSLTPGHPEVGHTAGVDATTGPLGQGIGMAVGMAMAETQLAATYNKDEHKVVDHYTFAICGDGDLMEGISSESASLAGHLKLGKLIVMYDSNDISLDGKLNLSFSENVAKRFEAYGWQVLRVEDGNDLPALEQALAEAQADSSKPTLIEVKTVIGYGSPNKQGKGGHGGTHGSPLGADEAKLTKDFYKWVYEENFHVPDEVRARFAIVKESGIAANKLWDEQFAAYKNAYPELAAQFETAINGDLPEGWDAQLPTYTTEDKAVSTRIASGNALNGLTAGIPQLVGGSADLESSTMTHLNGLSTYTSESYDGRNIYFGVREFGMAAAMNGIALHSGLKVFGGTFFVFTDYLRPAVRLASIMKLPVTYVLTHDSIAVGEDGPTHEPIEQLASLRIIPGLTVIRPADGNETSAAWAYAMENKSNPVALVLTRQNLPILPGTVVGVRDNIKRGGYVVSESKNATPQAQIIATGSEVQLAVKAQAALAEEGIDVRVISLPSWDLFEKQDKEYRDSVILPGVKARLAIEMAQTFGWERYTGDQGDILGITIFGASAPGDTVIKEYGFTVENVVSRVKALL; the protein is encoded by the coding sequence ATGACTGAACAACAACAAGCGATTCAAAAGGAAGAAAACTCTACAGTTGACAACCTGGCGATCACAACCATTCGAACCCTGGCGATCGATGCGATCGAGAAAGCAAACTCCGGCCACCCAGGTATGCCAATGGGTTCAGCCCCGATGGGCTATCAATTATTTGCTAAGACAATGAAACATAACCCCGATCACCCGACCTGGGTTAACCGTGATCGTTTTGTGCTGTCAGCAGGACACGGCTCTATGTTGCTATACAGCTTGCTGCACCTCAGCGGCTATGACCTGCCAATGGAAGAATTGAAGAAATTCCGTCAATGGGGCAGCTTGACTCCAGGTCACCCAGAAGTTGGTCATACCGCTGGCGTTGATGCGACAACAGGTCCGTTGGGTCAAGGTATCGGTATGGCAGTGGGCATGGCGATGGCTGAAACTCAATTGGCTGCTACCTATAACAAAGATGAACATAAAGTCGTTGACCATTATACCTTTGCAATTTGTGGCGATGGCGACCTTATGGAAGGGATTTCCTCCGAGTCTGCTTCACTTGCCGGTCATTTGAAACTGGGCAAATTGATTGTAATGTACGATTCCAATGACATTTCCCTTGATGGTAAACTTAATTTATCCTTCTCCGAGAACGTAGCTAAACGTTTTGAAGCTTATGGCTGGCAGGTTCTGCGTGTAGAGGATGGCAACGATCTTCCGGCTCTGGAACAAGCCTTGGCAGAAGCACAAGCGGACAGCAGCAAACCGACACTGATCGAAGTGAAGACGGTAATCGGCTACGGCAGTCCTAATAAACAAGGTAAAGGTGGCCATGGCGGTACGCACGGTTCCCCACTTGGAGCGGACGAAGCAAAGCTGACGAAGGATTTCTACAAATGGGTATACGAAGAAAACTTCCATGTGCCTGACGAAGTTCGCGCACGTTTTGCCATTGTTAAGGAAAGTGGAATTGCGGCCAATAAATTATGGGACGAGCAATTTGCAGCCTACAAAAATGCCTATCCAGAGCTGGCTGCGCAATTCGAAACAGCGATCAATGGTGATCTTCCTGAGGGCTGGGATGCACAGCTTCCAACTTATACTACTGAAGATAAAGCTGTATCGACACGTATTGCTTCCGGTAATGCATTGAACGGACTTACCGCTGGAATTCCTCAATTAGTGGGCGGATCGGCTGACCTTGAGAGCTCCACAATGACGCATCTAAATGGTCTGTCAACATATACCTCTGAATCTTATGATGGCCGTAACATTTATTTCGGCGTACGCGAGTTTGGGATGGCGGCTGCAATGAACGGTATCGCGCTGCATAGTGGATTAAAAGTATTCGGCGGCACGTTCTTCGTATTCACTGATTATCTGCGTCCGGCAGTTCGTCTGGCTTCAATCATGAAGCTGCCTGTAACTTATGTTCTGACACATGACAGTATCGCTGTTGGTGAAGATGGACCTACCCATGAGCCTATCGAACAACTGGCATCCTTGCGAATTATCCCGGGCCTTACTGTTATTCGTCCGGCTGATGGCAATGAAACGTCGGCAGCATGGGCTTATGCGATGGAAAATAAATCGAATCCGGTAGCATTGGTGCTGACTCGTCAAAACCTGCCGATTCTGCCAGGTACAGTTGTAGGCGTGCGTGACAATATCAAACGCGGTGGATATGTAGTTTCTGAATCTAAAAATGCTACACCACAAGCACAGATTATTGCTACAGGTTCTGAAGTACAGCTAGCTGTGAAGGCACAGGCTGCTCTGGCTGAAGAAGGCATTGATGTACGTGTTATCAGCTTGCCGAGCTGGGATCTATTCGAGAAGCAAGATAAGGAATACCGTGATTCCGTTATCCTGCCAGGAGTTAAAGCCCGTCTTGCCATCGAAATGGCGCAAACCTTCGGTTGGGAACGTTATACAGGCGATCAGGGCGATATTCTTGGCATTACTATCTTTGGAGCTTCCGCACCTGGCGATACTGTAATCAAAGAGTATGGCTTTACGGTAGAGAATGTTGTTAGCCGTGTGAAAGCACTGCTATAA
- a CDS encoding NAD(P)-dependent oxidoreductase, with product MKQIGFIGLGTMGAPMASNLLRGGFKVTVYNRTASRCTPLVEEGAQTAPTPRAAAEGKDVIITMVSNDDSIREVFYGKDGILDVLQPGAVIIDSSTISPDLVREIAAAVEERGGKFLDAPVTGSKPAAIEGTLVFMVGGRAEVIEANRDIFDTLGKKLLHMGDNGSGAVAKLAHNAMVGIHNVALAEGFAIAVKSGVPADKFLELVQAGSANSRQAELKGRKIIENDFSNQFSLALMLKDLKLASSLSDSTGVPSPMLGLAKSMFQAGYTQGHGDEDLSAVVKCYEEWIGQKIGDDAGKE from the coding sequence ATGAAACAGATTGGCTTTATCGGGCTTGGAACAATGGGAGCGCCTATGGCTTCCAACTTGCTGCGCGGCGGATTCAAGGTTACCGTATACAATCGCACCGCATCCAGATGCACACCACTTGTAGAAGAAGGCGCACAGACTGCTCCTACTCCACGGGCCGCTGCTGAAGGCAAGGATGTTATTATTACCATGGTCAGCAATGATGATTCCATTCGTGAAGTGTTTTACGGAAAAGATGGAATACTTGACGTTCTGCAGCCTGGAGCGGTAATTATCGATTCCAGTACCATCTCCCCGGATTTGGTGCGGGAAATTGCTGCAGCCGTGGAAGAACGCGGCGGGAAATTTCTCGATGCACCAGTTACCGGCAGCAAACCAGCGGCTATTGAAGGCACATTAGTGTTCATGGTCGGTGGCCGTGCAGAAGTCATTGAAGCGAACCGTGATATATTCGATACACTGGGCAAGAAATTGCTGCACATGGGTGATAACGGCAGCGGTGCAGTAGCCAAGCTGGCTCATAACGCTATGGTGGGTATTCATAACGTTGCACTTGCCGAAGGCTTCGCAATTGCTGTGAAATCCGGCGTACCCGCGGACAAGTTCCTGGAGCTGGTTCAGGCAGGCTCAGCAAACAGCAGACAGGCAGAACTCAAGGGCCGCAAGATCATCGAAAATGATTTCAGCAACCAGTTCTCACTGGCATTAATGCTAAAGGATCTTAAGCTTGCTTCCTCTCTCAGCGACTCCACAGGCGTACCTTCACCGATGCTCGGTCTGGCTAAGAGCATGTTCCAGGCTGGCTATACACAAGGCCACGGCGATGAGGATCTTTCTGCAGTCGTCAAATGTTATGAGGAATGGATCGGACAAAAAATAGGCGATGACGCAGGCAAGGAATAA
- a CDS encoding YigZ family protein — protein sequence MLEQYRTVRSPGSREVVIRKSRFIGHVMPIENEAEAVVFIEDIKKKHWNATHNCSAYSLGERDEIQRQSDDGEPSGTAGKPILEVIRNQGVKNVAIVVTRYFGGIMLGAGGLIRAYTDGAVLALEAGEVITRVLRREVFVEIDYTWLGKVENELRGRGIQTGDTVFTDKVTLNCLPRNDEGDAFMAWITDLTQGQALVSEGRRIYYSEGE from the coding sequence ATGCTGGAACAATACCGGACGGTGCGTTCTCCCGGCTCCCGGGAAGTCGTAATTCGTAAATCACGTTTTATCGGTCATGTAATGCCGATTGAGAATGAAGCAGAAGCGGTTGTATTTATTGAAGACATCAAGAAGAAGCATTGGAATGCTACACATAACTGCTCCGCTTATTCGCTTGGTGAGAGAGACGAGATTCAGAGGCAATCAGACGACGGTGAACCGAGTGGGACAGCCGGCAAACCGATTTTGGAAGTAATCCGTAACCAAGGCGTTAAAAATGTTGCAATTGTTGTCACTCGTTATTTCGGAGGCATTATGCTGGGTGCAGGCGGACTGATCCGGGCTTATACGGATGGCGCTGTACTTGCGCTAGAGGCAGGAGAGGTAATTACCCGTGTACTACGGCGTGAGGTATTTGTCGAAATAGATTATACCTGGCTGGGCAAGGTCGAGAATGAGCTTCGAGGACGTGGCATTCAGACTGGCGATACTGTGTTCACTGATAAAGTGACGCTGAATTGTCTACCCCGCAATGATGAGGGTGACGCATTTATGGCATGGATAACAGATTTAACCCAAGGTCAAGCCTTAGTATCGGAAGGGCGGCGGATTTACTACAGCGAAGGGGAATAA